The region GCTCTGCGTGGGTGGGCGACATGATGTCGAGTTTCAGCTCGGACGGCGCCACATCGAGATCACCCTCCAGGACCAGACTGACCTCCCGGGTGAGTTCGTCAATACTGAACTCGGCCGACAGGTTCAGTTCCTCGGCCAGGCGATCGCGACCCAGATGCATATTGATCGCGCGGCCTTCCTTGTAATAGTTGTCGCGAACCATGCTGTCCTGGTTAAGGATTGACACATAGAGCAGCCCGAGCCCGAGCACGACCGAAAGACCAAGAATACCAATGATGAACCAGGGCCAGAACTGCTTGTACCAGGGTTGAATATCGTCGTCTTCGTGCATCGGTTTACCTTAAAGTGGGGCCCATGAAGCGGCTTTCTGCTTCAGCGCTGATGTCCGGGTCGTCCAATGCGGTCACCTGGAAAGTCACCGGAATATTTGTACCTTCCATGGAGGCAGGGTCCAGCTGGACACTGACCGGAAGTTGAAGCATCGAGCTTGGCTCAACAGCCAGGCGGTTTTCCGCCAGTTCGAGTGTCAGGCCCGGGTGTCCGTCAACAGTCAGGGTGTAGGTTTGTTGCTGCTGGCTCTTGTTGAACAGCTTGATGATATACACGTTCTCGATGTTTCCGCCCCGTGCTTCTCGAAACAGAACGTTTCGGTCGCGCTCAACATCCAGCGACACCTGAGCCATATTGGCTACGGTAGCAATGAACAGGCCGATCATGATCAGCAGGGCGGCACCGTAGCCCAGCAGACGCGGCCGCAATACCTTGGTCTTTTCACCGGCAAGATTGTGCTCGGTGGTATAACGGATCAGGCCGCGCGGGTAGTTCATCTTGTCCATGACTTCATCGCAGGCGTCGACACAGGCCGCGCAACTGATGCATTCATACTGCAATCCGTCACGGATATCGATGCCGGTCGGGCATACCTGTACGCAGATGTTGCAGTCGATACAGTCGCCCAGACCTACAGAGGCCGGTTCTACGCCTTTCTTGCGCGGTCCACGCTGCTCCCCGCGGTTAGGGTCATAGGACACGATGAGGGTGTCCTTGTCGAACATCACGCTCTGGAAGCGGGCATAGGGGCACATGTGAAAACACACCTGCTCACGCAGCCAGCCGGCATTGATGTAAGTGGCGGCGGTGAAGAAGAACACCCAGAATGCCGCCCAGCCACCGATCTCCAGGGTAAAGGTATCTACCACCAATTCGCGGATAGGTGTGAAATAACCGACGAAGGTGATGGCGGTCGCGATAGAAACAGCCAGCCATATGCTGTGCTTGGCTGTCCGGCGGGCAAACTTTTCGGCGCTCATGGGCGCCTTGTCGAGCTTGATGCGCGCGTTGCGTTCACCCTCGGTGACGCGCTCAGCCCACATGAAAATCCAGGTCCAGACGGTTTGCGGGCAGGTGTAGCCGCACCAGACGCGTCCAGCGAACACGGTAATGAAAAACAACCCGAAGGCGCAGATGATCAGCAGAAATGACAGCAGGAAGAAATCCTGCGGCTGGAAAGTCGCGCCAAAGATATGGAACTGTCGGGCCGGCAGATCGAACAGTACAGCCTGCCGTCCATTCCACTCAATCCAGGCCGTACCGAAATACAGCATGAACAACGCCGCGATACCCGCCTGGCGAACTTTCTTGAACAGGCCGGTGTAGGAGCGAGCATGGATTTTCGGGCGCTTGGCATACAAGTCGTACGTTTCCACCTTGCCCGAGGTTACATCTTTGACTGGAATCTTTTGAGTCATCTGAGCCTTGGCCGTCTGGGAGGGGGAGGAAACCCGGCCGGAAGAAGATCCGGCCGGGATGGCTTTCCGCACGCATAGGATAATGCGGGGCAGCTCGAGGTACTATGCGACCAGTAGTCGCAACCGCTTACCGGCCTTTAGGGCGGCCAGTGTCAGATACTTCACCTTCTTCCTGGGACAGGCTGTAGACATAAGACGCCAGCATGTGGATCTTGTCTTCACCCAGGTGTGCTTGAGCAGGCATGTTGCCGTTGCGGCCATAGCGCAACGTGTGCTGAACCTGAAGCAGGCTTGAGCCGTACAGCCAGATATCGTCAGTCAGGTTGGGCGCGCCAAGCATCGGATTGCCTTTGCCTTCCGGACCGTGGCAAGCCACGCAGTTGGTCTGGAACACTTTCTTACCTGCTTCGAGATCAACATTCTCGGTCTCGAGGCCAGCCAGGCTGCGCACATAGCCAGCGGTGTTACGTACGCCAGCTTCGCCGATGACAGCCAGCCACGCAGGCATCGCAGCCTGACGGCCTTCGCGCAGAGTAGTCTTGATCTGATCGACGCTGCCGCCCCAGATCCAGTCATTGTCGCTCAGGTTCGGGAAGCCGAACGCACCGCGTGCATCGGAGCCGTGGCATACCGAGCAGTTGGTAGCAAACAGACGCTGGCCGATACGCACTGCATCTTCATCGCGTGCCACTTCTTCAACTGGCATATCAACATAGCGGGCGAAAATCGGCGCGAACTGCGCCTCTGCACGCTCGACTTCGTCCTGGTATTGCTCGACCTGAGTCCACCCGAGCACACCTTTCCATTTGCCCATGCCGGGGTAGAGCACCAGATAGACAACGCTGAACACGATAGTGGCGACGAACAGCATGAACCACCAGCGGGGCAGGGGGTTGTCGTACTCTTCGATACCGTCAAACGAGTGGCCTGTTGTCTGATCGGTATGGTCTGCTTTCTGTCCCTTGCGCGTGGCGAACAGCAGCCAGGTAATAAGGATAAGAAAGACCGTGGTGAGGGCGATGATGTACCCACTCCAGAAATTACTCATTTGTCATTGCTCCTGGTGTCATGCTGCTCACGGGCCGTTTTCTCATCGTTCTCTTCATCGGCGAAGGGCAAGTTAGCCGCTTCGTCGAAGTCCTTTTTCTTGTACGAGCTGTAAGCCCATATCACGATGCCGATGAAGGCCACCATCGCAAAGATGGTGGCGATGCCGCGGAGAGTGTTGATATCCATTGGTTGATTACCTGCGGTCGGACAAGACGGTGCCGAGGTGCTGCAGATAGGCGATTACAGCGTCGATCTCGGTAACGCCTTGCACTGCTTCGCTCGCGCCAGCTATGTCTTCATCGGTGTATGGCACGCCCAGCGTACGCAGCACTTCCATCTTGCGGCCAGTATGCTCGCCGTCCAGAACGTTGTGCTGCAGCCATGGATAGGACGGCATCTTGGACTCCGGGACAACATCACGCGGGTTGATCAGGTGAGCGCGGTGCCAGTCGTCAGAGTAGCGGCCGCCGACGCGGGCCAGGTCTGGACCGGTACGCTTGGAGCCCCACAGGAAGGGGTGCTCCCAGACGCTCTCGCCCGCTACAGAATAGTGGCCATAGCGCTCGGTTTCCGAGCGGAACGGGCGGACCATTTGCGAGTGGCAACCTACACAGCCTTCGCGGATATAAATATCCCGACCTTCAAGCTCCACCGCGGTGTAAGGACGCAGTCCTTCAACGGGTTCGGTCGTCTCTTTCTGGAAGAACAGGGGTACGATCTGAGTCAGACCGCCGAAGCTGATCGCAAATACGATCAGCACCACCAGCAGGCCTACGTTCTTTTCTACTATGTCGTGTTTCATCAAATTGCTCCTCAGACCATCTGCGCCGCGGCTTCAGCTTCGGCAACCTCGGACTGGCGGATAGTGCGCCAGACGTTGTACGCCATGATCACCATGCCGATCAGGAAGAATGCGCCACCAATCATGCGGACCACGAAGCCGGGGTGGCTGGCTTCCAGTGCTTCGACGAACGAGTAGGTGAGGGTGCCGTCGACGTTTACTGCGCGCCACATCAGGCCCTGGGTAATGCCGTTTACCCACATGGATACGATATACAGAACGGTACCGACGGTTGCCAGCCAGAAGTGCGCATTGATCAGCCCGACGCTGTACATCTGTTCACGACCGAACAGCTTGGGAATCATGTGGTACACAGCACCGATTGAAATCATTGCCACCCAGCCCAGAGCGCCGGCGTGTACGTGGCCAATGGTCCAGTCGGTGTAGTGGGACAGGGCGTTGACCGTCTTGATGGCCATCATCGGGCCTTCAAAGGTGGACATGCCGTAGAACGCCAGAGCCACGACCAGGAAACGCAGGATCGGATCGGTGCGCAGCTTATGCCAGGCGCCCGACAGGGTCATCATGCCGTTGATCATGCCACCCCAGCTCGGAGCCAGCAGGATAAGCGACATCACCATGCCCAGCGACTGTGCCCAGTCAGGCAGAGCGGTGTAATGCAAGTGGTGCGGGCCGGCCCAGATGTACAGGGCGATCAGGGCCCAGAAGTGCACAATCGACAGACGATAGGAGTAGATCGGACGATTGGCCTGCTTGGGTACGAAGTAGTACATCATGCCCAGGAAGCCGGCGGTCAGGAAGAAGCCCACCGCGTTGTGTCCATACCACCACTGCACCATGGCGTCGGTCGCGCCGGCGTAGGCAGAGTAGGATTTGAGCATGCTGACCGGCAGCGCAGCACTGTTGACGATGTGCAGCACAGCGATGGTAATAATGAAGGCGCCATAGAACCAGTTGCCGACATAGATATGCTTCATCTTGCGCTTCATGATGGTGCCGAAGAACACCACGCCGTACGTGACCCAGACCAGCGCGATCAGAATGTCGATCGGCCACTCAAGCTCGGCGTATTCCTTGGTGGACGTCAGACCCAGAGGCAGGGTGATGATCGCAAGCACAATGACGGCCTGCCAGCCCCAGAACGTGAACGCAGCCAGGCTGTCGGAGAATATCCGTGCCTGTGAGGTGCGCTGAACAACGTAATAGGAGGTGGCCATCAGGGCGCAGCCACCAAACGCGAAAATGACCGCGTTAGTGTGCAATGGACGCAAACGTCCGAAACTCAACCAGGGTAGGTCAAAACTGAGTTGAGGCCAGACCAGTTGTGCGGCGATAAAGACGCCTAATGCCATACCTACAATACCCCAGACCACCGTCATGATGGCGAACTGGCGTACTACCTTGTAGTTATAAGCTGTCGGAGTGGTAGCTGTGCTCATGCGAGATTCCACGGATAGCAATGGGTTAAGGGGGGGCGAAGCGGCCGCAAGTATGAGGAAACGCTGAACTCTTTGCAATGACGCAGGTCAACGTTGGCGGTTGTCTGCGACCTCTCTGCAGGGGTATGAGAAGCGCAACGAGCCCGGACTTTGCCGGATCCTCGAAAGCGGTCTTGCCGGGGTCAAACGAGATCGTACAGAATGGGGCCAGCAAGCCAGCCCATAGGGTTCAGGGCTCACTGAACCTCGTCCGTATTAGTTTTTCTAGACGCTCTGGACGGATTAAAGGGTAATCCCGCACGATCCGCATGTGAACCCCTTGATGGCCGTACGGCTGTGACATCTTGTCGCATCATCGGTAACCCGGAAATCCTATGCCCGCTTCCTTTATATACAACCAGCCTGAAACGCCACGGTGTTCAGGGACCTTGTTACTGGCCCATGGTGCCGGCGCGCCAATGGACAGCCCATTCATGGATCTATTGGCGCAGGGCGTCGCTAAGGCGGGATTAAAGGTAGCGCGTTTCGAGTTCCCCTACATGGCGGTTCGTCGAGAAGACGGCCGCAAGCGCCCGCCGAACCCTATGCCGGTACTGCTTGAAGCATTTCGGGATGCCTACAACACATGCCGGGCCGACAATGATGGTCCGGTGTATGTTGCTGGCAAGTCGATGGGCGGACGTGTGGCCAGCATGCTGGCTGACGAGCTGAAAGCCGGCGGGTTAGTGTGTTTCGGTTATCCCTTTCACCCGCCAGGCAAGCCGGAGAAGACCCGGGTCGAGCATCTACGCGATATCGCGACACCCGCCTTGATTATTCAGGGCTCCCGCGACCCTTTTGGCAAGCCCGACGACGTCAGCGGGTATGCGCTGGGCTCACAGGTCGCGATGCACTGGTTGGAGACGGGCGACCATGACTTCAAGCCTCTGAAAGCCAGCGGCCAGACCCAGCTGGCGCTGATCAGTCAGGCAGTACAGGCCTGTGTCCGCTTCATCTCCCACCCTGGCAGCGCTTAAATCCCCAACGCTGCAGGCAGAACGGCTGCTGACATGGTGCCCCAGCGCCGGCCTTTTACCTCAATCGGGACATACAGCACGAACACGATGGTGGACGTTCCGGGCAGCAGGAAGGTGCCCATATTCATATAGATGCACGAGCTCAGGAAATGCAGGTCGGCAGCGTTAGTCACGGCGAAGCGCTTGAAGTTGCTGCGCGCCGCGTCGACTTTCGGGTCACCGGTAGGGGGTTGTGACGACGCGCTGCGGCTGGTCGGCAAATAGCCCTTATCATTAACCGCCGCCATATAGACGATGCCGTCCTTGCCCCCCTGGTCCCATTCATCCAGCAGCGGCCGGATCTGTTTGATGAAGGCGTCAGCCCAGCTCACGTCATGTTTGGGAGGGTTGGTGCCAGCAATCGGCGTATAGCGCTGATCAAACAGATCGACGCCTGCGTTGGCCAGATCATTCAGTCGATCTTGCACTATCTCCCTGCGCTGCATAAGCCGCTGGGTAACTGCTTCCATGTTCCCCTCGCCGAGACGGAAGCCAGCCAGAGAGCGCAGGGTGAAGTGCGTATTGTCACGCAGGGAGTCGGCCTGGCTGAACGTATCTTCCATGCATTTGCTAATGGTGACGCTGAGCTCGCGAATTTCGCCGCCGTGCTTGAGGGTTTCGGCATTGGTAGCGGTGAGCTCCTCCAGGGCGCTGCTGACCATCAACAGGTCATCGTTGGCTTGCTGGAAGTCCTCCACCATGGCGTTGAACTGATCGGCAGCGGTGCTGACGGCCAGACCAGTGGTTTCGGTCTGTTCGAGCATGCCGAGTGTCTGTTGCTCCGCTCCTGACATGGCCTGGGTCATCTGTTCCATCAGATCTGTGATCTGCTCGGCAGCACTGCCTACCTTGAACGACAGATTGCGTACCTCATCGGCCACCACGGCGAAGCCGCGGCCCTGTTCGCCGGCGCGGGCCGCTTCGATGGCCGCGTTCAGTGCCAGCATGTTGGTCTGTGCGGAGAAATCCTGAACCGTATTGAGAATCTCACGAATCCGGGCGGAAGTAGCGGTCAATGCACTGATGTTGCTTTTGAATCCATTCATCGATTCGCTGACCCGGTGCATATTCAGCCGGGCATCACCCATCTGCTGTTTCGATTCGCGAGCCAGCTCCAGGTTGCGGGTGTTGACCGCAGTAATGTCGGACGCGCGCGAGGAGATATCCTGGAGCGCGACCGTTGTCTGTTCGCTGGCATGAAATATCAGTTCCGATAGCTGTTGTTGAAGACCGGCATCCTTCGCAGCCTTTTCCGCCAGCAGCCGGCTGTTCGCTGATGCCAGGGCGGTTCGCAGGCTATTGGTTTGCAGATCGAGCATCACCGTACGTAACCGCTCGTTCAGTTCATTGAACAGGTGGGCGGCTTCGTTCTGCTGCGCTCCGCTCGCTGCCAGCTCACGTAGATCGATTTGTTTGCTATTGGTTGCGGCCAGGCGTTCGACCAGATCGCCCGCCTGGTGCTGAACTGAGCGCGCCTGCAGGATCAGATAGAAGGCCACCGGGGTGAGCAGAATGGCCATGACCAGGAGCACGCCGTCTGCCAGCCATATGATCGTGCCGGTGAAGAACACTTGGCACAGACACAGCGCCAGGCAAATGCCCGCCCGGGACATACGGGGAAGATTAGGTGCAAGGCCGTTCTTGGGTGCGGTTTCCGTCGCGTTCATATTTTCCTCATAACGCATATTAGGTTGCGTTTTTCGCCTATCAATCGATACCGCTGATTGGGTTTCGCCACTATATAGACGTATCGGCAGGGCAGGAAATAACCGAAGGGGAGGGAATGTATTTTTTTGTTATCCGCTGCGTGACAAATGCTCTGCTCGGGTTGCCGCCCTCATGAATCGGACAATGAGGGCAACCAGAGTGATATCTGGGGGAAGAATATCAACAACGCGGTGGCCAGCAGAAGAATGAAGATAAAGGGTGGCGTACCCTTGATGACGTCGAAATACGGGCGTCGGAAGATGGCCATTGCGGTGAAGATGTCGCAGCCGAACGGAGGCGTGGCAGAGCCAATTGCCGCTTGCAGGGTCACGATGACACCCACATGCACTGGGTCGAGTCCAGCTGCGTCTACCGCGGGTTTGAACAGCGGCGTGAGAATCAGGATGACCACGATGGGGTCGACGAACATGCAGCCGATGAAAAAGGAAATAGCAATCAGGCCAAGCACCAACAGTTGACTGTCGCCGATAGTCTCGATGATCGGCCCAAGTATCGCCTGGGGTATGCCCGCGAACGAGATGGTATAGGTGAATGCCGTCCCGGCTGCTACCAGAATGAAGACCACGGCTGTAATCAGGCCAGTTGAAAGCGCCACATCCCAGATTTCGCTGATCTTGACCGCACGCAAAATGACGATTTCCAGCACCAACGCATACAGCACCGCAATGGCCGCAGCTTCAGTCGGGCTGAAAATGCCCCCATAAATGCCGCCAACCACAACCAGCGGAAAACCCAGGGGCAGTACGGCCTTTTTCATTGCTGCCCAACGAACGGCCCAACCCAAACGGGGTTCAGGTTCGATGCCCATGCGGATCGAACCTATCCAGCAGTACAGCGAAAACATCAGCAGAATCATCAGGCCAGGCAGAATGCCGGCAATGAACAGGTTACCGATCGAAGCGCCGGATACCACGCCGTAAATGATCATGCCGATACTGGGCGGAATCAGCAGCGCGATATCGCTGGCGTTGATGATCAACGCCAGGGTAAAGCTGTCGGAATAACCTTTCTCGAGCAGCTTTGGCCGCATCGGGCCACCCATGGCAACCACTGTAGCCTGCGTAGAGCCTGAAACGGCGCCAAATAATGTACAGCCGGCAGCGGTGGTAATTGGTAAGCCGCCGCGCAGATGACCAACGAAACTCTGTACCAGGTCGAGCAACCGTTGGGAGGTGTGGCCGCGAGTCATGACATCCGCAGCGAATATGAATAGTGGAACGGCAGCCAACGCCCAGGATTGAACGCCGCTGATCATCTGCCCCAACAGCAGGCTGACATTGTTCATGTCGAGTTCAAGAAACAACAACATAAGACTGGCGGCGAGCAGGGGAACCAGCATCGGGAACCCTAGCAGCAGCAATACCACCATAACGATCATTGTCAGGGTCAGCATGGCTTGTGTACCGGGTTACGGAGCTGAGTCGGGCACTTCATCGTAGACTTCTTTCTCATTGAATGAACGGTAGATGCCCTTGGAAAGCATGTTGCGAATTGCAGTCAGCCAATACTGGACGCCCGCCAGAACGAAGCCCAGCGGGGCCATCAGATAGGGAATCCATAACGGGATTTGCAGCGCGGAAGAAGTACGGCCGCGGTTCTGTATCGCCATGACGTAATCCCATGCATGCCAGGCAAAGAAGAACATCAGGGCGCCGGTCGACAGCGAGATGGTGACCAGAAGGATTTTGCGCGGCGTGCCCTTGAGCTGGTCATAGAAGGCCGACATCGAAATATGCCGTGCGCGGCGAACGGCATAACCCAGCCCGGCGAAGGTCATGATGATCAGACTCATCTGAGTCAGTTCCACCTGACCGGTTACCCCGGTTCCGATTAACTGGCGGCCAATTACATGCACAATCAACAGGCCGGCCAGAAACAGCACGCTGCTGCCTAATATGATTTTTTCGATATGTTCCGCTATTCGATCCAGCGCGCGCAGAGCTTTGCTCAGCAATGCCTTGAACGAGTGGCTGTCCGACGTGTCGGCAGGCTCGGGCATCTGTTGATCCTCTCCATGGCCTGGTCAGGCACTACCCGATCGCGGATATGACGTCGGGATATTTACTTTCAATCTGTAGTCCATGCACTGAGTAAAGGATCACGTTGCATGCACTACGAGAATAGTTTCTTTTTTGACCTTAACTCATGACTCGAGTTTTTGCACGACGTGGACATATGACGACCTTGTGATAAGGTTAAAAGCGGTTAACCAGAACAATCGATAAGGAGCGTTCCATGAACTGGCGTAATGGAGTAGTTGGGGCGGCAGCCCTGGTATTGGCGGCGTGTGGTTCGGATGAACCGGAAACAGCCGAAACCGGCCTTGATGCACAACCGGAACCGGGGCAGGTCGAAGTATGGCGAGTTGGCCTTGAAGAGATTGAAGGCAGTGTCCAATACGAATACGCCGCGCAGTTCGCGGAACTCATGAGCGAGAAGACAAACGGCGAAGTTGAAGTCCAACTCTTCCCTTATGGCCAGCTCGGCGGTTTGACCGATATCTATGACCAGGTCCAGGCAGGCTCGATCGAAATGGCGTTTGGCTCCGGCTTTCTTGGCGGGACCGTCCCTGAATCACAGTTGTTCAGCCTGAACTTCGTCCTCACCGATGACGAAAAGCGAAACACCGAAGTTCTTAATCACCCCGATTTCCGCAAGCACCCCGCTCTCATCGAAGCGTTCAACGAACGTGATCTCCAGCCGTTGGCAATTGTGCCGGAAGGTTGGCAGGTGTGGACCGCAAACAAGGCAATCCGTACGCCTGAAGATTTCCAGGGGCTGGCCATCCGCACCATGGATAACCGTCTGCTGAGCGAAACATACAGTGCCTACGGCGCCGACCCGACCACTATGGAATACGGCGAGCTGTATAGCGGCCTGCAGTTGGGGCAGCTGGACGGTAATATTCAGCCGGTATTCGCACATCAGGAAATGGACTTCTATCAAGTCCAGGACTACATGATCTTTGCCAATCAGGCACAGTTTATCGCCACCTTCATGGCCAACCAGTCCTGGTACGAAAACCTGTCTGATGAGCTCAGGGACCTGATCGAAGAAGTAGTGGTGGAACTGGTGCCCTATATTCATGACGTGCAGACGCGTCTGAACACCGAGCGCCTGGATATCATCACCGAGAACAGCGATATCGAGCTGATCTACCTCACCGCCGAAGAGCGTGCAGCCTTCCGCGAGCGCAGTTTGCCGGTTCGCGATGTCTTCGTCGATATGGTTGGCGAGCGTGGTGAAACGCTGCTTAATGCACTTCTCGAGCAGGTAGGCGATGAGTCACAGCAGGAACAGCCCGATGCCGCTGAGGAACCTGAAGCTGAAGCGGGCGAGCAACCTGAAGAGGCAACAGACGAGGCAACAGAAGCAGAGCAGCCTGAAGCGGCGTAAGACGCTCATACCTGCCTGGTTTCGCAGGAGTTCGATCAAGGCCGGCGCACTTTCTCGTGCGCCGGCCTTTTTCATGAGTAAAGCATGGTTGCGCGGTGTCATATTCGGCACAGCGCTTCCCTGGCTGATATTCAGTCAGTAGCATACAAAACTGAAACGTCACAGCATTGGATACCCCATGACCGCTATAGATCGTCCCGCCATCAAACGTGCCCTCGCTCAATATCAGGATCCCTATACAGGGACAGATCTGGTGAGTTCGGGTTGCCTCAAGCAGTTGGATATAGACGGCGGCAAGGTTACGGCGGAGGTGGTGTTGGGTTATGCGGCGGCCGGCATCATCAACGGAATCGCCGAAATGCTCAGAGTTGCCGTTGAGAACGTGGATGGCGTCGAATCGGCCACTATCAACGTGCGCTGCGAGATTGCCGCCGCGCCTGCGCAGGGTTCAGTGGAAGCGCTGCACAACGTCAAGAATATTATCGCCGTGGCATCGGGCAAGGGCGGTGTGGGCAAGTCCACTACTGCCGCCAACCTTGCGCTGGCGTTATCCAGAGAAGGTGCCCGGGTCGGCGTGCTTGATGCTGATATTTATGGTCCCAGCATGGGGCTGATGCTCGGACTGGCAGAGGGCACGCGCCCTGAAGTACGAGACGAAAAGTTTTTTATCGCGCCGACGGCCCACGGTATACAGGTTATGTCCATGGCCTTTCTGGCCGACGCCAAGACCCCCATGGTGTGGCGGGGCCCGATGGTCTCCGGTGCGCTGATGCAGCTGTTGACGCAAACCGCGTGGAACGACCTCGACTATCTGGTGGTGGATATGCCACCGGGTACCGGGGATATTCAACTGACTCTGGCGCAGAAGGTGCCGGTTACCGGCGCCGTCATCGTCACCACACCGCAGGATCTGGCCTTGCTGGATGCCAAGAAGGGCGTGGAGATGTTCCGCAAGGTGAATATTCCGGTACTGGGCGTGGTAGAGAACATGGCCGTGCACGTCTGCTCCAATTGCGGGCATGCCGAGCACCTGTTCGGCGAAGGAGGCGGGGAGCGGTTGGCGGATGAATATGAGGTGGACCTGCTGGCTTCGATGCCGCTGTCCATGATGATTCGCGAACAGGCCGATGGGGGCAAACCCACCGTCATCGCTGAGCCGGACAGCCAGATCAGCATGCTCTATCAGGACATTGCCCGTCACGTTGGCGCCCGTATCGCCCAGCGCGCCGGACATGCCCAGGCCGCTCCGACCATCAGTATCAGCGATGATTGATGGCTGCTCGCCTGCCGACCTTTTGTCGGCAGGCATAACCGGCTAAGATACGGCACCTTTTCTGGTCTTAAAGCAGGACACTCCATGAGCATCAAATCTGACCGCTGGATTCGCCGCATGTCCGAAGAGCAGGGCATGATTGAGCCCTTTCTGGAACGCCAGGTGCGTGGCGAGGAAGGCAGCCGGGTAATCTCCTATGGAGTATCCAGCTATGGCTACGACGTGCGTTGCGCGGATGAATTCAAGGTATTCACCAATATCCACTCGGCTACCGTCGATCCCAAGCATTTCGATGAAGCCAGCTTCGTCGACATCAAGAGTGACGTCTGCATCATTCCGCCGAACTCCTTTGCGCTGGCACGCACCGTGGAATACTTCCGTATCCCGCGTAACGTGCTGACCATTTGCCTGGGCAAGAGCACGTATGCGCGTTGCGGCATTATCGTCAACGTCACCCCGCTCGAACCGGAATGGGAAGGCCATGTAACGCTCGAGTTCTCCAACACCACTACCTTGCCGGCGAAGATCTACGCTAACGAAGGCGTAGCGCAAATGTTGTTCTTCGAATCCGATGAAGTATGTGAAGTGTCGTACAAGGACCGGGGTGGAAAGTACCAGGGTCAGCGCGGCGTAACGCTGCCGCGCGCCTGAGCGCAACCTTCCACCATCGTCTAGTTTGTTTATCGGGCCGAATCGCGCCATGCTGGGTCAAGGAACCTCTGAATAACCACTGCGTTCGGCCA is a window of Pseudomonas sp. gcc21 DNA encoding:
- a CDS encoding methyl-accepting chemotaxis protein; its protein translation is MRYEENMNATETAPKNGLAPNLPRMSRAGICLALCLCQVFFTGTIIWLADGVLLVMAILLTPVAFYLILQARSVQHQAGDLVERLAATNSKQIDLRELAASGAQQNEAAHLFNELNERLRTVMLDLQTNSLRTALASANSRLLAEKAAKDAGLQQQLSELIFHASEQTTVALQDISSRASDITAVNTRNLELARESKQQMGDARLNMHRVSESMNGFKSNISALTATSARIREILNTVQDFSAQTNMLALNAAIEAARAGEQGRGFAVVADEVRNLSFKVGSAAEQITDLMEQMTQAMSGAEQQTLGMLEQTETTGLAVSTAADQFNAMVEDFQQANDDLLMVSSALEELTATNAETLKHGGEIRELSVTISKCMEDTFSQADSLRDNTHFTLRSLAGFRLGEGNMEAVTQRLMQRREIVQDRLNDLANAGVDLFDQRYTPIAGTNPPKHDVSWADAFIKQIRPLLDEWDQGGKDGIVYMAAVNDKGYLPTSRSASSQPPTGDPKVDAARSNFKRFAVTNAADLHFLSSCIYMNMGTFLLPGTSTIVFVLYVPIEVKGRRWGTMSAAVLPAALGI
- a CDS encoding TRAP transporter large permease translates to MLTLTMIVMVVLLLLGFPMLVPLLAASLMLLFLELDMNNVSLLLGQMISGVQSWALAAVPLFIFAADVMTRGHTSQRLLDLVQSFVGHLRGGLPITTAAGCTLFGAVSGSTQATVVAMGGPMRPKLLEKGYSDSFTLALIINASDIALLIPPSIGMIIYGVVSGASIGNLFIAGILPGLMILLMFSLYCWIGSIRMGIEPEPRLGWAVRWAAMKKAVLPLGFPLVVVGGIYGGIFSPTEAAAIAVLYALVLEIVILRAVKISEIWDVALSTGLITAVVFILVAAGTAFTYTISFAGIPQAILGPIIETIGDSQLLVLGLIAISFFIGCMFVDPIVVILILTPLFKPAVDAAGLDPVHVGVIVTLQAAIGSATPPFGCDIFTAMAIFRRPYFDVIKGTPPFIFILLLATALLIFFPQISLWLPSLSDS
- a CDS encoding TRAP transporter small permease, which gives rise to MPEPADTSDSHSFKALLSKALRALDRIAEHIEKIILGSSVLFLAGLLIVHVIGRQLIGTGVTGQVELTQMSLIIMTFAGLGYAVRRARHISMSAFYDQLKGTPRKILLVTISLSTGALMFFFAWHAWDYVMAIQNRGRTSSALQIPLWIPYLMAPLGFVLAGVQYWLTAIRNMLSKGIYRSFNEKEVYDEVPDSAP
- the dctP gene encoding TRAP transporter substrate-binding protein DctP, coding for MNWRNGVVGAAALVLAACGSDEPETAETGLDAQPEPGQVEVWRVGLEEIEGSVQYEYAAQFAELMSEKTNGEVEVQLFPYGQLGGLTDIYDQVQAGSIEMAFGSGFLGGTVPESQLFSLNFVLTDDEKRNTEVLNHPDFRKHPALIEAFNERDLQPLAIVPEGWQVWTANKAIRTPEDFQGLAIRTMDNRLLSETYSAYGADPTTMEYGELYSGLQLGQLDGNIQPVFAHQEMDFYQVQDYMIFANQAQFIATFMANQSWYENLSDELRDLIEEVVVELVPYIHDVQTRLNTERLDIITENSDIELIYLTAEERAAFRERSLPVRDVFVDMVGERGETLLNALLEQVGDESQQEQPDAAEEPEAEAGEQPEEATDEATEAEQPEAA
- the apbC gene encoding iron-sulfur cluster carrier protein ApbC encodes the protein MTAIDRPAIKRALAQYQDPYTGTDLVSSGCLKQLDIDGGKVTAEVVLGYAAAGIINGIAEMLRVAVENVDGVESATINVRCEIAAAPAQGSVEALHNVKNIIAVASGKGGVGKSTTAANLALALSREGARVGVLDADIYGPSMGLMLGLAEGTRPEVRDEKFFIAPTAHGIQVMSMAFLADAKTPMVWRGPMVSGALMQLLTQTAWNDLDYLVVDMPPGTGDIQLTLAQKVPVTGAVIVTTPQDLALLDAKKGVEMFRKVNIPVLGVVENMAVHVCSNCGHAEHLFGEGGGERLADEYEVDLLASMPLSMMIREQADGGKPTVIAEPDSQISMLYQDIARHVGARIAQRAGHAQAAPTISISDD
- the dcd gene encoding dCTP deaminase, translated to MSIKSDRWIRRMSEEQGMIEPFLERQVRGEEGSRVISYGVSSYGYDVRCADEFKVFTNIHSATVDPKHFDEASFVDIKSDVCIIPPNSFALARTVEYFRIPRNVLTICLGKSTYARCGIIVNVTPLEPEWEGHVTLEFSNTTTLPAKIYANEGVAQMLFFESDEVCEVSYKDRGGKYQGQRGVTLPRA